One window of Hypanus sabinus isolate sHypSab1 chromosome 10, sHypSab1.hap1, whole genome shotgun sequence genomic DNA carries:
- the cnih4 gene encoding protein cornichon homolog 4 isoform X3, which produces MLMLISMHWFILLLNLPIAAWNFYRYLSVPSGNVGVFDPTEIHNRGLLKTHMKEAMIKLGFHLLCFFIYLYSMILALIND; this is translated from the exons ATGTTGATGCTGATCTCGATGCACTGGTTTATCCTGCTGCTCAACCTACCCATTGCTGCCTGGAACTTCTACAG GTACTTGTCTGTCCCCTCTGGAAATGTGGGGGTCTTTGACCCAACTGAGATACACAATCGAGGCCTACTCAAGACTCACATGAAGGAAGCCATGATCAAACTCGGCTTCCACCTGCTCTGTTTTTTCATTTACCTGTACAG TATGATCCTGGCGTTGATCAATGACTGA